A window of Nostoc sp. TCL26-01 genomic DNA:
TCCATTCCACAGTTCCAACTTTTCTGGTGTAAATTCTTCATATTGGTCAAAGGTAATCCCCGCAGGCTCTAGTTGGGGTTGTGGCAGTGGAGGTTGAGGGTTAGTCATAGTAATGTTTTGCTGACTACTCTAAATTTAAAAGTGTATCTAAATTGAAATACAAGTGATTGTTTAGCGATGAACTGCAATTCGCTTACCAGGGTCTTGTTTTATTACCCACGCCAAGAATTTTTGCATTTGCGGTTCGTTACTGAGTTTTTCTAGAGTATTTAGTTCTCTAGCCAGTAGCTTATTGTCAAACAACGCATGAATTTGGCGATGGCAGGCAGAACAAATATTTACTGTTGGACTTGGATCTTGTTTCTTGCGTTTGGTATTTTGTCTCGGAACTAAGTGATGGATAGTTAAATGTTCCATCTGTCTTTGACACAGTTGACATTGCTCTAATTGATTGTTAGACACCTGTTGATTTTGCTAAAACCCTATCTAATAGGATAGCTATCACTAAACACATTCTGCACGCTATACCCTGTAATTTTTCTTAGAGGAAATTTGTAGTATGTGTTCGCTCATTTCTGCTAATTTCCTGCCGAAAAAGCTTGAAATAGTTCTGTTATATTAGCTTTGAGTGCTGAAATAGCTTCTTCTAAAGTCTCACTTGGCTCTGTATGTACTAGATGAGCGTCCCCCACATCAGCACTGGGAGCATCCACTTTTGGCAGAAAGACTCAAATAGCTAATAAACCATTGAGATAAGCACAACGAATAGAGAGGATGTGATTAACACTATCAACATTCCACTGTGCGCCAGAAATTTTAATCCTCGCACCAATTTGTTTAATAGCAGATTCAACTGCGCCAGAACCAATAGAACAAAGTTGTTCAGCCTGGTAATAGGCATAATTGACAAGACGAGAGCGATGTTTTTCAAGATAAGCAATGAAGTTCTTCGCTTGTTTACCTCGGCAATGAAGAAATAAAGCTTGAGTTTCTTCTATCTGACCTTGCCATAACAGCGTTTCAGCAGCTTTAAGCCGTTTTAAAGAACCACCAACTTTATAGAGATTTTCTTTGAGGTGATACCAATCCAAGATTTCCCAACGCTCAAAATTTTCTGTTTTACCAAACTCTTTGACTAGATTCCACACGCCATCATGACCATCCCCCAAGCACACTAACGGGTTAACCAGACGTTGGCTATTGACATAATCAACTAATGATTGGTTGTCATCAAAAAAACGCACCATAGTAAATCCCTTGCAGACGAACGGTTTTATAGTCTCGCCAGTAACAGCCTGCTTTCGGTTTACCTCTGAGTCGGACTTTTCCTCCATCTACACTGACTTCTGAAACTGCTTGTTTTGCAAATGGTAGTTGAAAATCTTGTGACAGCACTAATTTTTGTTGCGTTGAGTGACCCACTTTGACTCCTGTCAATGCCTCAACTTCAATTTCTGCTTTTTGGTATGATTCGTTAGCTGACAGCCTTAAACAACACTTTTGAAGTAATGGACTTAACCGGGTTCTTGGCTTCAAACCCAGTTTCTGTAACTGTTTGGCTTTAAGAGTCAGTTCCCCCACTAAGCTTTTAATTTTCCTGGTTTTACCTACTTTTGTTCCAGTTTTTTGTTCGATAAAAAAAGGGCTATTTCTGGACTGACTAGTTCTAATATTTGACTCCGAACTGTTTTTTCTATACTTTCGAGGTCTGTCAGCTTACTTTTATCTGCTTCTTCATACAGTAGTGTTGACAATTCTTGTAAACAGGCTTTGATTCTTTCTTGTTTATCCTGGTTCATGGTAAGTCATCCACACTGTTTTATCTGTTGTTATATTCTCCCAGAACCTGTATATCTTCCAAAAGTGGATGCTCCCAAAAATACAGTCTGGTTACATCGATAAAATCGACAAAGACCCACGCAATAAAACAGCCTTTCTCGTTACCGTCCGCGAGGGTAATGGTTCCTATGTCCCAATGTTCCAATACCGACTCAATTTGTCCACACCTTCTAAACCTGCACTAACCAAACTACGGACTTGGAAATCAGGACGGTAGTTGCTCTGCTTTGGCAGTCGGGTAAGCCATCCCACATTTACTATTTATTTTCTAGTACATTACTAGCCAGTTGTATGTAGCGTTCGCGCAGCGTCTCGTAGAGAAGCGATGACCGAGCGCTGTGGGTTGCCTGAGAAGTTATTCTACAGCGTTGGGTCAACAACTGGCGATTTGTGGCTCTTCTGTTCTCTTGATATCTCATTTAAACTGCAATTTACAGAGTTGTTATGCCAAATTGCCAGAACCTTAGAACATGGCTGTTTAAGTGCGCCGTTCAAGTAAAGAATTTCATTATGATACTAATAGGTTTTATCTCCTACACGATTGCTATATATGAATTTAAGTGATAGCCATTGGCAAAATTTAAAAAATGATTCAAGAAGTACAACAAAAATAATTCAACTTGCTTCTGATGAAGAAGACAAAGATTCTTATTGGGATCTGGTATGGATTTTACGCGCTCGTGGTAGTGATGAGGAATTTGCAGCAGCATCGAGGTTATGTCAAAGTCAAAGCTCAAAACAAAGAAGTTTAGGAGTGGATATATTAGCAATACTAGGAATACCGCAAAGAACTTATACGCAAAAATGTGGAGATATTCTGTTAAAACTATTACCAAGTGAAGAGAACAGTAATGTTCTTGCTTCAATTGGGTTTGCCTTCGGACATTTAAATGATTCGAGATGTGTTTTGCCTTTAATCAAACTTAAAAATCATCCCGATACTGATGTTCGTTTGGGTGTAGTTTTTGGTTTGGCTGGTCAAGAAGACGAATTAGCAATTAAAGCATTAATTGATTTATCTGCCGATGATGAAGAAGATATTAGAAATTGGGCAATTTTTAATTTAGGTTCGCAGATAACGACTAATACGCCGGCAATTCGAGATGCTTTATTTCAACGTCTAATTTTAGAAACAGGAGAAGATGATACTATTGCTGAAATTCGTGGAGAAGCATTACTGGGTTTAGCGATTAGAGAAGATGAGCGAGTAATTAATCCACTTATCGCCGAACTTGAAAGTGGATGCGTGGGTAGATTATCTGTTGAAGCTGCCAAAGAAATGGGAGATACAAGACTTTATCCAGCTTTGATTGATTTACAAAAGTGGTGGGATATAGATGTTAAGTTATTACAAGAGGCGATATCTAGCTGTCAACCATAAGAATTAAATTTCTCTATTAGGTCTGAATCATTAAAACAGCGATCGCACTCCTAACGCTCCACCCCCTACTTCTTCCAAGGTAGCTTTATTCCCATCTCAGTTAATGCCGAGAACACCAAATACATAATAAGCAGACCAGCACTGATAAGAAAAATTACAACATCGTTATCCATGTTATCCATAGTAAAGTGGCAATTCTAGCTGCCCAGGTGATGTATTTGAGCGTCCCCTAGCTCTACCGTGAACTGCAATGTGGCAGGGAGTGCAAAGCGGGATTAGGTTCTCAATTCGGTTGTCTTCAGGTGTAAAATTAGCATGGTGTACTGAGAGCGTCAATACTGTCCATTCAGAACGAGACAGTTCCTTTGGTTTCTGGCCAAGACGTAAACATTTTTGCCCACAGTGCCGACATTGCCACTGAGATGCTTCTTTGATAGCCAGCGATATTTCGTCCCAATTGTCCGCGTAGCGTTTTCTGTAGATAGGCATTGTCTACAATGCAAACAAAGCTGTTGGGGGATTTACTAACTCTACCAATTTTTGGGAGCAGCGATAAAAGCCTAAGAGCGATCGCCCATGATTCAACGGTTTGCATTCACCGTCATTTTGTACTTAAGACTGATAATTTGGCTCATCTTTGCCAATCCCTAATTCCTGTAATTTAGTTTTGACATCTTCCCAGTTATCACCACAGTAGTAATATTTTTTATCTCGAAGATTGACAAGGTAATAACCAGCGTTACCGCCATTGATGCGGAACAATTCAATTACTATTTTATTTTTAGTTATACCAAACAACCTTTCTCTGTCACTTTCAGGAATGGGTTCACCAGTGCGGTTATAAAAAACACCTCCATTTTTAAAATACCAAGTCGTACCTTCTCTACGAATAATTTGGAAATGCAGAGGATGAATAATGCTTGTGGTTAACATAAGCTATACTCCAATCAGAAGAGATGGTGAGGAAAGCCCCCAGGTGTAAGCTAGGGGCATAAGTTAATTAGATGCTATTCTTCATCTTCAGAGTCTGACTCTTCATCATTCTCTTCCAATGCTTCTAAGACATCTTCAGTATAGGCAACGTCTCTGTTTCCTTCAGAGTCTGATTTAATCCAGACATCTGCTGCCAAGTATTCAAACTCGACTTCAGGATTATATTCTCCTTGTCCGTTGCCATCTTTAGATTGAGTCATTATTTCACCTCCTGATGAAGATTTAGTTTTTTTTATTTATCCTCATAATTAAGATTTTATCATGATATATATAGGTAATTAATTAACAATAATTAAATCATGAATCGCATAACAGCACATCAATAAAAGCTTCTGAGTTGATTATATTTAAAGAGTTACGGCTATTAATGTCTATGTTATGAACTACCTTCGTTAATTTGCCATCATGTCCTTTATACCTAATAAATTCTCCCACGCAAGGAACTCTTGATATCTCAATTTCCTGCAAAGCTATAGCGTCTTTATCATTAATATGCCTAAAAGTTTTGACTCTTTCTGGTGGAATATTTACAGAAACAAATACAATAGCCACTTGTTTTATCCTGACAGTAATTTTTATTTTATTGGCTATGTTTACCAGATGCGATGGCAATGTCTGTTCGCAAAGCGACCATTGCACTTGTCAAAGATTCATGTTCATGATTTTTGATTTTGTGACTTAAACCTACCTGCAATAAACTCTCGCTTAAATAAATGTTTTGTCTTGCGTTTGGTAACTCGCTCTCGCCACATACGAAAACTGGATTCTTTCATTTGCTGCCGCATTAAGAGAATTACCTGTTTCTCTTGTAGCCCAAACTGAGTTTTAATAACATCAAAAGGTGTTCTATCTTCCCATGCCATTTCAATGATGCGATCAATAGTTTGGAGATCAAGGTTTGGTAACTTCATGAATAGAAGTCGCTGCGCGAAATTTAGGTGAGTTATAGCATTAAGAAACATGAACTTACTATCACCTGAAGTCGAGTATATTTTTGAGGCTGTCTCTGATGGCAGTCAAAGACAATGGACTGTTGAAGAAAAAGAGGTAATTCTGAATTCTCCTCAATTACAAAATCAACTTGAAAAATGGTTGAATAATTCCCTTAGCGATACCTGTTGGCATTCTGAAAACTACAAGATGATTCGAGCGTTAACTAAATCTCTAACCTCAAATCTTCCCAACAATTTGTTTAAAGATGAGGAGATTTCTATTCCTTTTTAACACTTATTTTAGAAGTCTCATAGTTTAGTATGAGACTTCTAACGCTTTGCGTGACTTTTATGAAAACTACAAATACTGGAGAAAAACGATGGACATTCAATCTACACTTACATTGGTTATTGAAGTTATTGTTATGAGCTTTGTTACCCTGATGATTTTCGACTTTGTAGATGGGCTTTACGCAGTGCCATTACCAACCGTTACATTTGCACAGCCAAAGGTAATTTCCAAATCCACAATATCAGCAGTAACACCTCAGTTTAAACCAATTTCAAACTCTGAACAATTAGAACCAGAACCTCAGCAAATTGCCCCACAATTTGAACAACTGCCTGACCCTTGGGAGTTAGAATTAGCATTCCAAAATAGTACCGTCGAAACTCAATCAGTTGTACCCTTCTCTACATTAAGACTGTTACCACCAGTTCAAAAAGTACAACCAAAACGTACCAGAACTACCAAAAAGACTACTTCCACTAAAACAACGAAATCTGCCGAGGGTGAATCGCTTCGCAAACTCGGCAGACCACGCAAGAATGCTGCTTAAAATCAAAAACTAATACCCATTTAATTTAGTTGAACGGTGGGGCGTAGCCCATCGCTCAAATTCACAACTGCTCTGGACAACATCTGGAGCAGTTCTGGCTACGCCAAGTTTTAGAGAAAATTTATACATTAGACATATGGTGAGCCTCATCGCTACACAAGGTTCTCTTTTTGACGTGCAAACTGTTTTAGATTA
This region includes:
- a CDS encoding TIGR03643 family protein yields the protein MKLPNLDLQTIDRIIEMAWEDRTPFDVIKTQFGLQEKQVILLMRQQMKESSFRMWRERVTKRKTKHLFKREFIAGRFKSQNQKS
- a CDS encoding HEAT repeat domain-containing protein; its protein translation is MNLSDSHWQNLKNDSRSTTKIIQLASDEEDKDSYWDLVWILRARGSDEEFAAASRLCQSQSSKQRSLGVDILAILGIPQRTYTQKCGDILLKLLPSEENSNVLASIGFAFGHLNDSRCVLPLIKLKNHPDTDVRLGVVFGLAGQEDELAIKALIDLSADDEEDIRNWAIFNLGSQITTNTPAIRDALFQRLILETGEDDTIAEIRGEALLGLAIREDERVINPLIAELESGCVGRLSVEAAKEMGDTRLYPALIDLQKWWDIDVKLLQEAISSCQP
- a CDS encoding HNH endonuclease, yielding MSNNQLEQCQLCQRQMEHLTIHHLVPRQNTKRKKQDPSPTVNICSACHRQIHALFDNKLLARELNTLEKLSNEPQMQKFLAWVIKQDPGKRIAVHR